GGGTGTGCAGGGCGGCCGGCGCGCCCGGCCGATGTCGGAGCGCACCTTGACGTCGGTCTCCACCAGGCTGCGGGAAAAGCCGGCACTGAAGCGGCTGGCCACGTCCTGGCGATGGAGGTTGCGGGTGAGATCCTCGGCAAAGGCCACCCGGCCGGGCTGGAAGAGCAGCACATCCGTCGAGCTCCCCGGCCGGTAGCGGCTCTTGGGCTGGCCTTTCCGCAGGAACATGCCGGGCCGAGCCGGCCGGGGCAGGTCATACCGGTGGGGGCTGTAGCACTGGACGACCTCGCCGATCATGAGGGCCACCACCTCGATCATGGCCACCAGGCCCACTCCGGTGCCGCCCTCCACATCGGTGTCGATGATGGTCACCGTGCGCTTGTTTTTGGAATACGGCGTGGCCATGGCCACCACCGCGCATGGATTGCACGAATGGTAGAGGCCGTCCACGGTGTAGAAATCCCGCACCACCCCGGCCACCGGGGTGTGGCTGTAGTGGTACTTGTCCGGGGTCAGCCGGAAGATGGCCCAGTCGCCGCCGGCAAAGGCACTCACCCAGACCGGCCGCGACCGGTCGACCAGTTCCGCCAGGTCGAAGAACTTCTCCTTCAGAAACAGCAGAGAGGTCTCGGCCAGGGAGCCCAGCAGCACCCGGCTGTCGGCCGGGGAGACCACCGCTCCGGGGTCGGTGCTCATGGGCCGGCAGTCCCAGAAGCGGATGCGGCGCTCGAAGACCTTTTGCGGCGTGTCCAGCTCGTCCGGATGGCCGAGGCACTCCGCAAGATCCACCCCCACCTGGCTCAGGAAGCGGCGGCCCACCGGCAAGAGCTCGGCCAGCCGGCGGTCGTAGTGGAGGTAGGCCAGAAGACGCGACATGCGGGCCGAAGTGAGGGCGCGGAACAGGGCCGGCGTGCGCTCCCTGGTCTCATCGTAGAAAAAGCGTATCAGGCCGTCCCCGAACAGGTGCTCGGTCCGGACCAGGCTGGTCTCCCGGTCGATGTACTGGTGGACCATGCTGCTGCTCATGCCGGTTTCATCCTCTGGTCACGGGCGGGGGCCTACGCCGCCCGTCCAAGGGCTGCCGCCGGCGGCCCGTCCCGATGCATCCGCCGCTGGTCGTGGTCCAGGGAGACCAGCAGCAGGCCGATGAGCCGGCGCAGGACCGGGGCATCGGCCCGGCCGTTCGGCACCACGTGGCGGCAGGCGGCCAAAAAGGCGCTGCCGCTGTCACCGGCCAGCGCCTCGGCCGCGGTCCGGACGCTCGCATCGCCGGCCGCCAGGTCCTGCGCCAGGATTTCCAGGGCCTCGCCGGTCTGGCGGCTGCGGAGCTGGTGGCGGTAGAAGCCTTCCGCCGCCAGATTGACCTCCTCGGCGGGCAGATCCAGGGGCGAGCGGCCGCCGGCCAGCTCCAGGATCGCGGCGGTCAGGCGGCCGGCGGCCCCCAGTCCGGCAGGGTCGCGGCTGGCGGCGGCCAGGGCATCCAGGTCCGGGCCGCTGCCGGAGGCTGCCACCAGTTGGCCGGCCTCTCGGCGCACCAGGCGGAGGAGGGCCTGGCGGTAGTCGTCCAGGCGTACCCGCAGATAGCCGGGGTAGCGCCGGCTGGGCCGGGTCTCTCCGGTCAGGGCCAGGATCTGGCGCAGCAGGAGGTTGCCGGTGTCCCGGCGTACGAAGAAGGTGGGCAGATCGATGGCCGCGGCGAACACCACCTGCCGCCGCTCGCTTTCGGTGAACGGATCGTCGGGGAGATCGGCATGGGTGATGCGTCCCGACAGGGCCAGCTGGCAGGCGAAGGCCGTAAGCAGGGCCTGGAGGTCGGCGGCCACGGCCAGGTCGGCAAAGGAGGGAAACAGGCTGTAATGCCGGCCTTCGAAGCCAAAGAAGCCGGCCTGACCCACCTCCCGGGCCCGGAGCAGAAGATAGGTGGCCATCCGGGGATCGAAGACCCCGAGTCGGGCCAGGTCTTCCTTCAGCCGCTCGTGGTTGCCGGGGGTGCCGTCCAGGGCCGGGCAGCCGTCGGTGGACAGGAGGGCCACCAGGTAGTCCAGCAGGCGGTGGTCCGGGACAAAGTCGCCCTTGAGGCCGAAGAGCCGGCTGAGCAGGCGGTCCAGCCAGGGCGGCCCCAGGGGGGTGCACGGCTGGCCCAGGATCTGCAAATGCGCCTTCTTGCGCCAGCGGCGCCAGAGCATGCGCAGGTGGGTGTAGTGGAGCTCGTGGGGCAGGAAGCCCAGCACCCGCTCGGGATGGAAGTCGGTGAAGGCCAGCCGGTACGGGGCAGCGCTCAGCAGCCCGACGAAGAGGGGCAGGAAGTGCTCGACAATCTTGATCACCAGGTCGGCCAGGACCTTCTCGGCCAGGGCGCCAAAGCCCGAGCCCCGCTCCTGGCGCAGCGCCGTGAGCCGGCGGCTGCCCAGGGAGATATGGACACCGTTGTTGGCCAGGCTGACGTTGGAGGTGTTGGGCAGGACCACCAGGTTGTTGGTGATGATGCCGGCCTCCCTGAGCTTGATCACCGCGTTGAGCTGGCTGCGGGACAGGGTCTGGTGGCACAGCCCCATGTAGCGGTGCTTCTCCTCACCCCGGTTCCAGCCGGACAGGCAGGGGCTCATGAACAGCTCCCGGTAGAAGCTGTCCGAGATGAGGTCGTTGAGCCTTTTCTGCCGCACCGGCGGGTGGGGCGAGAAATAGACCACCGCCTCCTGGCCATGATCGGCCAGCCGGAACTGGCGGTTGGCGTACGCCACCAGGAGCTGGCTCAGGAGGTAGCGCTTGGCGGTCTCCCGGGCGAGCTCCTGGCCCACCCGGGACTGGCCCTGCACCACGTGGCAGGAGAGGGTCTCCGGCGAGGTGTTGTCGGACAGGAAGTGATCCAGCAGCCGGAGGCCGGTCGCCCGCACCGCCGGCAGCCGGCCCTCCTCATGGTCGACGGCATCGGCCAGGGCCAGCTTGAGGAGGTAGCTGAGCGGGATGCGCAGCCAGGGCTCGCCGGCCTCTTCGAACAGGAAGCGGTGGGCGTCGTCGCGCAAGGGGCTGCCCGGCTGTCCCTTGTCCGCCCTGAGGTCCTCCCGGAGCACCTGGCTGGCCAGGGGCGAGAGGGCATGGCGGGGCAGGCGTACCCAGGAGTTGTCCCAGGCCACCGTGCCTTCGGCGGCCAGGAAGGCATCCAGCTCGGCCAGCATCCGGGGCGAGGTCTCGCCGGTTTCCATCCGCCGGCGGGCCTGGCGGTAGAAGCTCGACTGCAGGATCGCCTGGGGCAGATCCACATCCCGCGCCCGGCCACACACCACGGCCTGCAGCTCGTTCTCGGCTCCGGCCGTGAGGTCCTCGCCCAGGAACGGCAGGCGGTCCAGCGGCGACCCGGTGTCCGGGCCTGTCAGGCCCAGGGCGGCCCGCACCCCGGCCAGGGCGGTCTCGACGCCGGACTTGCCGGTCCGGGAGGCAACAAGCGGTGTCCTGTCGGCCATCGGGACGTCTCCTTGTCCCGGCGTGTCCGGGACCGATGCAGCTTGCCGCGTGCGGGAGCTGGATACGGGCGAGGGCCGCCTCTGGCTGGGGCCGGGGGGGGGAGGGCACAGTCGTCGGGTGGTCCCCCGCCCGAGGCGNNNNNNNNNNGGGTGGGGGGGGGGGGGCCCCGGGGGGGGGGGGGGGGGGGGGGGGGGGCCTCGGGGGGGGGGGGCCCCCCCGCCTGGGGCGGCGGCCGGCAGGCACCGGCCGTTTCTGCCCGCACTGTGCATCATCCGTGTAAGGGCCGGGTTACGGCTCGGTTACGGGACGATTACAGAGCTGGCCACCACGGCGGCTGAAAGCAAAAATTCACCGGGCCTTAACCCAATCCTCATCCCGGGGTGGTTTCATGGGTCCACTGGCGAGGCGCAGGGCCTTGCCTGCGACCCCGGGACAGGCAGGAGAAAAGTCGCCCCGGATCATGGATACCCTCAGAAAGCCAGCGGCCACGCCATGCAGCTTCCAGAGATCGGCAAGACTTACGAGAAATGGGGAGAGCGGCGGGAGGTGATCGAGATCGACACCCGCAACAAGCCCGCCTTTCCGGACGTCATCTACCGGGTCCAGGGCGAGAACCGGATCAAGGCCCTGTGGCTGCCGTTCTGGACCCAGGTCATGCAGGACGCCGACATCGTCGCGTAGGCCGCCCGGCGGCGGCCCCAGCCGCGATCGCGGCTTCGTTGTTCCCATGCCCCGCCTGCTTTGCGGCCTCCTCGCCCTTGGTTTCCTGTCCGGGGCTGCCGACGGCCGAGCGGCCACCTGGTATTTCGAAAAGCTCGCCGGGCAGTCGCTGTGCAGCGTCGGGGTCTGGCCGTCGCTCTCGGAGGCCGGGGCCCGCCACCATGGCACCCTCCAGGACTGCCTGGATCGGCTCCTCCAGGACAACGACACCCTGGTCCTGGACGGAGCCGAGGCTGGCGTCACCTACGGCAGCGGCGACTACAGCGCCCCGGGCTGGGGGGTGTACACCCGGGGCCGGAGCGGCCTCACCATCCGGGCTCCCCTGGCCTCGGATCCCGATTTCGACCGCCACGCCGGACCGGTCACCATCGACGGTGCCGGAGCCTTTCGCTCCCCCACCTTCCGCATCGAGCGCTCGCTCACCCTCCAGGGCCTGAATATCGTCGGCCAGGGCAACGACCACCTGGCGGCAGCCTGGATCGCGCCGGATCTGCCGGCCGGCTCGGTGATCCGCTTCCAGGACTGCGTCTTCGCCGGCAACACGGGCGAGAACGGCCCCCGGGGCGACAGCGGCGGCGCCATCCAGGTGGCGGCCGGCGGCCAGCCCTTCCGTCTGGAGATCACCGGCTGCACCTTTACTGGC
The genomic region above belongs to Thermodesulfobacteriota bacterium and contains:
- a CDS encoding phosphatidylserine decarboxylase; this translates as MSSSMVHQYIDRETSLVRTEHLFGDGLIRFFYDETRERTPALFRALTSARMSRLLAYLHYDRRLAELLPVGRRFLSQVGVDLAECLGHPDELDTPQKVFERRIRFWDCRPMSTDPGAVVSPADSRVLLGSLAETSLLFLKEKFFDLAELVDRSRPVWVSAFAGGDWAIFRLTPDKYHYSHTPVAGVVRDFYTVDGLYHSCNPCAVVAMATPYSKNKRTVTIIDTDVEGGTGVGLVAMIEVVALMIGEVVQCYSPHRYDLPRPARPGMFLRKGQPKSRYRPGSSTDVLLFQPGRVAFAEDLTRNLHRQDVASRFSAGFSRSLVETDVKVRSDIGRARRPPCTPRETRS